A part of Candidatus Moraniibacteriota bacterium genomic DNA contains:
- the rplT gene encoding 50S ribosomal protein L20, translated as MPRVKRGVTANKRRKNVLKMATGFRWRRKTNYRAAKEAIMKAGKYAYRDRRAKKRSFRSLWIVRLNNALREHGLTYARFIDIEKKKGIELDRKVLSELAVQHPAIFKTFVTSVK; from the coding sequence ATGCCACGAGTCAAGCGCGGTGTCACCGCCAATAAACGAAGAAAGAACGTTCTCAAGATGGCAACCGGTTTCCGCTGGCGCCGCAAGACAAACTACCGCGCCGCCAAAGAAGCTATCATGAAGGCGGGCAAATACGCCTACCGCGACCGACGCGCCAAGAAGCGCTCTTTTCGAAGCCTCTGGATTGTCCGTCTCAACAATGCACTTCGCGAACACGGTCTCACCTATGCGCGATTCATCGATATTGAGAAGAAAAAAGGCATCGAGCTTGACCGCAAAGTCCTCTCCGAACTCGCCGTACAGCATCCTGCTATCTTCAAGACCTTCGTCACCTCGGTGAAATAG
- the smpB gene encoding SsrA-binding protein SmpB, whose product MPTFAYNKRARFDYELLETIEAGIALLGHEVKSIKTGHISLQGSFVTIHGNDLMLTNALIPFYPFAGDSSRYEPTRPRRLLIKKNEAKRLIGKVRTNGLTLIPLRVYTKRHLVKVEFALAKGKKEYDKRATTQKREADRKMARAMREH is encoded by the coding sequence ATGCCTACTTTTGCCTACAACAAACGTGCGCGATTTGACTACGAACTCCTCGAAACAATCGAAGCGGGTATTGCTCTCTTGGGACATGAAGTCAAATCCATCAAAACCGGACACATTAGTCTCCAGGGGAGCTTCGTCACGATTCATGGCAATGACCTCATGCTCACCAATGCACTCATCCCCTTCTACCCCTTTGCCGGCGACTCCTCACGCTACGAACCCACGCGCCCGCGCCGACTCCTCATCAAGAAAAACGAAGCAAAACGCCTCATCGGCAAAGTCCGGACAAACGGCTTGACACTCATTCCGCTTCGGGTCTATACTAAGAGACACCTTGTGAAGGTCGAGTTTGCTTTGGCAAAAGGAAAGAAAGAGTACGACAAACGTGCCACAACACAGAAACGCGAAGCCGACCGAAAAATGGCACGGGCAATGAGAGAACACTGA
- a CDS encoding translation initiation factor IF-3 yields MRRRRYRRPRPKIVEAPKARVNEHIRVPFVFVVDADGTVNENMPTEQAIARAKEQELDLVEVSPKASPPVCKILDYGKYLYAEGKKEQKAKSKQKKVETKGIRLRLRTDTHDLDFKRTQTEKFLTRGHKVKIEIVLRGREKALPDKARDAIREFLNSIKATFTVEEDMKRFPNGLHIIIAPK; encoded by the coding sequence ATGCGTCGACGTCGTTACCGAAGGCCCAGACCGAAAATTGTCGAAGCACCGAAAGCACGTGTCAATGAGCACATTCGTGTGCCATTTGTGTTTGTCGTCGATGCAGACGGAACCGTCAATGAGAATATGCCTACCGAACAGGCAATTGCCCGCGCCAAGGAGCAGGAGCTCGACCTCGTCGAAGTCTCCCCAAAGGCATCCCCTCCGGTCTGCAAGATTCTCGACTACGGCAAGTACCTCTACGCCGAGGGAAAAAAGGAACAGAAAGCCAAGAGCAAGCAGAAGAAAGTCGAGACCAAAGGTATCCGCCTCCGTCTGCGCACCGACACGCACGATCTCGACTTCAAACGAACACAGACAGAAAAATTCCTCACGCGCGGACACAAGGTAAAGATAGAAATCGTGCTCCGTGGTCGCGAGAAGGCGCTCCCCGACAAAGCAAGAGATGCAATCCGCGAATTTCTCAACAGTATAAAAGCAACCTTCACGGTCGAAGAAGACATGAAACGATTCCCCAACGGACTCCACATCATCATCGCTCCCAAATAA
- a CDS encoding fibronectin type III domain-containing protein produces MQKYKTFYSRLLFWGVSLGRLVAWSIRLLWSLKPRYVVFSVLSASVVAGAFLFFSGRIHNIFADGEITETWDFATSGDYVASSGVTVDGANTESHLSVKNYTSDSDTVALYHFDESNGTTATDSSANANNATVSGGSFASGNLNNALSFNGTTAFASAPDSAANSLSQANTIEAWTKFSSAFSVGSHPQRQGIVDKGDYQLYFDNETGKLTYELANASASGWTQQAGNDINGSWDLNGNPTIESSNVLGGNLYVGTGNGTGDAEVWKWDGTRWTQIGGDGLNNCWAINTFEAVYVMANDGTNLYVGLGLTAGDAEVWKWDGSTWSKIGGDALNSSWQINTFEAVNSLTFVGGYLYAGLGNSANDAEVWRWDGSTWTKIGGDSLNSGWTTNYEGVYSLTNDGTNVYAGLGLTAGDSEVWKWSGSSWTKIGGDGLNSSWDATYEYVYSMTYFGGNLYVGLGLTAGDAEVWKWNGSTWSKIGGDTVNSSWDSSSYEMVYSLVNDGTTLYAGLGSTAGDNEVWSFNGSTWTKIGGDGVNGSFTNTHTIVSTLAVDGSTLYAGISTSSSTVSAQEWSWNGSSWTLIGGDYVNFSWGFRGLRSVEVLNVTGDYLYAGTGVATIGNAMVWQFDGTTWTLVGGQGVNGSWDANTYETVTSLIGHEGELYVGLGSSANDAEVWHWDGSTWEQIGGDSLNSGWTTNFEEVNSLASYGGFLYAGLGNSANDAEVWRWDGSTWTKVGGDSLNSGWTTNFERVTALGVHAGKIYAGLGSSAGDAEVWECTNCEGTPVWSRVGGDGVNSSWANSTYEQVDSLIVYAGFLYVGLGTSTDDAEVWKYDGSSWIQIGGDDVGGSWSSGTYERVRTLAVYNGALYAGLGTTAGDGEVWRYVGSSWSQVGGDNVNGSWGSTIEEVGAFSAYKGKFYAGTGNTANADAAVWSFGNNAFLQSATSSFDTNWHHVAATYNGSTMSLYVDGTLNNSRSISMSISDSSSDILIGTTYAGREYGKPEGFFQGSLDELRISSVARTSFQSTPYSSGYETVTLASAVHTSGVKKWDAFVTDEESPGTLTYRLSDNGGSTWQYWNGSAWATSSGYAQSNDASTISTNISTFPAGSGGLLWQAIFLGDGNELVQLNSVDLTATADIVAPAWGGTPTLSAKDSDGGSTDLTTGTWYSYTAPYFEWSPATDTGGSGVSGYFVYFGTSASAEPTTQGHFQVGNSYVATVDTDGNALVSGQKYYLIVKAKDIAQNTSVVFPVAFSYWLDSTAPTNPLGVTAAPAVYSPDADFSFLWSAGTDGNGNPATNSMIAGYQYQIAAVVASDGWSTTTTALQVDITGAAYQTGENFFYLRTIDVAGNVSSGNVRTSFYYAGSGPTAPQNVQAIPATNTANSFAFIWDPPFSFSGDASDLTYCYTVNAVPSEDTCSFTLPGVESVAASSFATQKGTNTFYVVAKNPEDLGGVINYGAYETAEFVANTSAPGIPLSMDIADVSVKNTESWKLAVSWEAPSDIGSGVDSYQIYHSLSEGGTYTKVASTSGIAFVDTGLTQVVHYYKIRACDSVNNCGAFSEIVSAYPTGKYTEAAGLASGPLVSLITTKSATIGWSTDRTSDSKVQYGKGSGSYYSEEPSNSEQVTDHEIKLSNLSPGTTYHYRARWTDEDGNTGLSGEKSFKTDPAPTVVDPNLKSAGLTSAILEFTAKGASKVKIYYGLTEAFGLVKEVATSTSETTYTTSLEDLLDGTKYYYKINTVDSEEEEYEGSTLSFETLPRPKIEEVRIQQVKGTAQTVLLISWKTNTETSSIVTYSPEGRDGDAKDEVDAKMVTGEHRILLRDLLPQTPYSLIVKGRDNFGNEAKSTALQFTTATDTRAPQIIDANVEGLIVKSADGSQGEPEAQLVVTWTTDESATAQVEYGEGTGSVYPQKTQEDASLVSNHTVVISKLTPSKVYHLRVLSKDKAGNIGESIDIVSIAPKATQNALDIVFSSLKSIFGQ; encoded by the coding sequence ATGCAAAAATACAAAACGTTTTATTCGCGACTTTTGTTCTGGGGAGTTTCCTTGGGGCGATTGGTTGCTTGGAGTATTCGGCTGCTGTGGAGTTTGAAGCCACGGTATGTTGTTTTTTCTGTTCTGTCTGCCTCTGTAGTAGCGGGCGCTTTTTTATTTTTCTCTGGACGTATCCACAATATTTTTGCTGATGGGGAGATTACCGAAACATGGGATTTTGCGACGTCGGGAGACTATGTTGCTTCAAGTGGCGTGACGGTTGATGGTGCGAATACGGAGTCGCATCTCTCGGTCAAGAATTATACAAGTGACAGTGACACTGTCGCACTCTATCACTTCGACGAGTCAAACGGGACAACTGCCACTGATAGCTCGGCGAATGCAAACAACGCAACTGTGTCGGGAGGAAGCTTTGCTTCAGGCAACCTCAATAATGCACTTTCATTCAATGGGACGACGGCGTTTGCATCAGCTCCGGATTCGGCTGCAAATTCTTTGTCGCAGGCAAATACGATTGAGGCATGGACGAAGTTTTCGTCGGCTTTCTCGGTGGGGAGCCACCCTCAACGACAGGGAATTGTCGATAAGGGGGATTATCAGCTCTACTTTGATAATGAAACAGGAAAGCTTACCTATGAATTGGCAAATGCCTCGGCGTCCGGATGGACACAGCAGGCGGGGAACGACATTAATGGAAGTTGGGATTTGAATGGGAATCCAACAATAGAATCGTCAAATGTTCTTGGTGGGAATTTGTACGTCGGTACTGGAAATGGGACAGGTGATGCGGAAGTGTGGAAGTGGGATGGGACGAGATGGACGCAGATTGGCGGAGATGGATTGAATAACTGTTGGGCGATTAACACTTTTGAAGCAGTGTATGTCATGGCGAATGACGGAACAAATCTCTATGTGGGTCTTGGTCTGACGGCGGGTGATGCCGAAGTATGGAAATGGGATGGCTCGACATGGAGCAAAATAGGTGGCGATGCGTTGAATTCGAGTTGGCAAATAAACACCTTTGAAGCGGTGAATTCGCTGACATTTGTCGGAGGGTATCTCTATGCGGGTCTAGGAAATAGCGCCAATGATGCCGAAGTATGGAGATGGGATGGCTCGACATGGACCAAGATTGGTGGCGATAGTCTCAATTCCGGCTGGACGACGAATTATGAAGGTGTTTATAGTTTGACAAATGACGGCACGAATGTGTATGCCGGTCTCGGTTTGACGGCGGGTGACTCAGAGGTGTGGAAATGGAGTGGTTCATCGTGGACAAAAATCGGTGGAGATGGCCTCAATTCGAGTTGGGATGCAACCTACGAATATGTTTATTCGATGACGTATTTTGGCGGGAATCTCTATGTGGGTCTCGGCCTCACGGCGGGTGATGCCGAAGTGTGGAAATGGAATGGCTCGACATGGAGCAAAATAGGTGGCGATACCGTGAATTCGAGTTGGGATAGCTCAAGCTATGAAATGGTGTATTCTCTCGTGAACGATGGAACGACATTGTATGCTGGTCTTGGATCGACTGCTGGTGATAATGAGGTGTGGAGTTTTAATGGTTCGACATGGACCAAAATCGGTGGTGACGGAGTGAATGGGAGCTTTACAAATACACATACTATTGTGAGTACGCTCGCAGTGGACGGTTCAACACTCTATGCGGGTATTAGCACTTCAAGTAGCACTGTTTCAGCGCAAGAATGGTCATGGAATGGTTCTTCGTGGACACTTATCGGTGGTGATTATGTAAATTTTAGCTGGGGATTTCGTGGCCTTCGAAGCGTTGAAGTTTTGAATGTGACAGGCGATTATCTCTATGCCGGGACGGGAGTTGCCACTATTGGTAATGCCATGGTGTGGCAGTTTGATGGAACAACCTGGACACTTGTTGGCGGTCAGGGTGTGAATGGGAGCTGGGATGCGAATACCTATGAAACTGTGACGAGTCTTATTGGACACGAGGGTGAGCTTTATGTCGGCTTAGGATCAAGTGCTAATGATGCTGAAGTGTGGCATTGGGATGGATCAACGTGGGAACAGATTGGTGGCGATAGTCTCAATTCCGGCTGGACGACAAATTTTGAGGAGGTAAACTCACTCGCTTCATATGGCGGATTTCTTTATGCTGGACTTGGAAATAGCGCCAATGATGCTGAAGTGTGGCGATGGGATGGTTCGACATGGACCAAGGTCGGTGGTGACAGTCTCAACTCCGGCTGGACGACGAACTTTGAGCGCGTGACAGCACTTGGTGTGCATGCGGGGAAAATTTATGCGGGTCTCGGGTCGAGCGCTGGTGATGCTGAAGTTTGGGAGTGCACGAATTGCGAAGGTACTCCAGTATGGAGTCGTGTTGGCGGAGATGGTGTAAATTCGAGCTGGGCAAACAGTACCTATGAGCAAGTGGATAGTCTGATTGTCTATGCGGGGTTTCTCTATGTAGGACTCGGAACATCGACTGATGATGCGGAGGTGTGGAAATATGATGGTTCGTCCTGGATACAAATTGGCGGAGATGATGTCGGCGGGAGTTGGTCGAGTGGGACGTATGAACGGGTCCGGACACTCGCGGTATATAATGGAGCACTCTATGCGGGATTGGGGACAACTGCCGGAGATGGAGAGGTGTGGCGGTATGTCGGGTCGTCGTGGTCGCAGGTCGGCGGTGATAATGTGAATGGAAGTTGGGGATCAACGATTGAAGAGGTGGGAGCATTTAGTGCTTACAAGGGAAAGTTTTATGCTGGAACTGGAAATACAGCCAATGCTGATGCGGCGGTGTGGTCATTTGGAAACAATGCGTTTCTCCAGTCGGCGACAAGCTCTTTCGATACCAATTGGCATCATGTTGCAGCGACTTATAATGGTTCGACCATGAGTTTGTATGTCGATGGGACACTGAATAATTCGCGATCTATCTCGATGTCCATTTCAGATTCATCGAGTGATATCTTGATTGGGACAACCTATGCTGGTCGCGAGTACGGGAAACCAGAAGGGTTCTTTCAGGGTTCTCTTGATGAGCTCCGCATTAGCTCTGTTGCACGCACATCTTTTCAGTCAACCCCTTACTCGAGTGGATATGAAACGGTGACACTTGCTTCTGCAGTGCATACTTCTGGAGTGAAGAAATGGGATGCATTTGTCACGGACGAGGAGTCGCCCGGCACTCTTACCTATCGCCTCTCGGATAATGGTGGGTCAACGTGGCAGTATTGGAATGGTTCCGCATGGGCGACATCATCTGGATATGCACAGTCGAATGATGCCTCAACGATATCGACGAATATCTCGACATTTCCCGCGGGATCTGGCGGACTTTTGTGGCAGGCAATATTTCTTGGAGATGGAAATGAACTGGTTCAGCTCAATTCCGTTGACTTGACGGCTACAGCGGATATTGTGGCGCCGGCGTGGGGAGGAACGCCGACCCTGAGTGCGAAGGACTCAGATGGTGGCTCGACAGATCTTACAACGGGTACCTGGTATTCTTATACGGCGCCTTATTTTGAATGGTCTCCGGCGACAGATACGGGCGGATCGGGTGTGTCAGGATACTTTGTGTACTTTGGTACTTCGGCAAGTGCCGAGCCGACGACACAGGGGCATTTCCAGGTGGGGAATAGCTACGTGGCAACCGTCGATACAGATGGGAATGCACTGGTGAGTGGACAGAAATACTATCTTATCGTGAAAGCGAAAGATATCGCACAGAATACGAGTGTAGTGTTTCCGGTAGCATTTTCGTATTGGCTTGACTCGACTGCTCCAACGAATCCCCTTGGTGTGACAGCGGCGCCGGCGGTCTATTCTCCCGATGCTGATTTCTCATTCCTCTGGAGTGCTGGAACAGATGGAAATGGCAACCCAGCAACAAATTCTATGATTGCTGGATATCAATATCAGATCGCTGCCGTCGTCGCAAGTGATGGGTGGTCAACAACGACGACGGCTCTTCAGGTGGATATCACTGGTGCTGCCTATCAAACCGGGGAGAATTTCTTCTATTTGCGTACTATCGATGTCGCGGGCAATGTGAGCTCGGGAAATGTTCGCACGTCGTTCTACTATGCTGGATCGGGACCGACGGCGCCGCAGAATGTTCAGGCAATACCGGCTACAAACACTGCGAACTCTTTTGCTTTCATTTGGGATCCGCCGTTTAGTTTTTCGGGAGACGCTAGTGACCTGACGTATTGCTATACCGTGAATGCAGTGCCATCGGAAGATACTTGTTCATTTACGCTTCCTGGTGTGGAGTCGGTAGCAGCATCTTCGTTTGCGACGCAGAAGGGAACGAATACCTTCTATGTGGTTGCCAAGAACCCGGAGGATTTGGGAGGGGTTATCAACTATGGCGCCTATGAAACGGCTGAGTTTGTTGCCAATACAAGTGCGCCAGGGATTCCTCTGAGTATGGATATTGCTGACGTATCGGTGAAGAATACCGAGTCATGGAAGCTTGCCGTTTCATGGGAAGCTCCATCAGATATTGGCTCTGGTGTCGATTCCTATCAGATATATCACTCGCTGAGTGAAGGCGGGACATATACAAAGGTTGCTTCGACGAGTGGTATCGCCTTTGTGGATACGGGATTGACGCAGGTGGTTCATTACTACAAGATTCGTGCTTGTGATAGTGTTAACAATTGCGGAGCCTTTAGTGAAATTGTCTCGGCATATCCAACGGGAAAATATACCGAAGCAGCTGGACTCGCATCTGGTCCATTAGTTTCACTTATTACGACAAAGAGTGCGACGATTGGCTGGTCTACCGATCGGACATCAGATAGTAAAGTGCAGTATGGAAAAGGATCCGGGTCATACTACTCCGAAGAGCCGAGCAACTCCGAGCAGGTGACGGATCATGAGATTAAGCTCTCGAATCTCTCTCCGGGGACGACATATCACTATCGTGCGCGTTGGACAGATGAAGATGGCAACACGGGGCTCTCGGGAGAAAAGTCGTTCAAAACAGATCCCGCTCCGACGGTGGTTGATCCAAATTTGAAAAGCGCGGGACTCACGAGTGCTATCTTGGAATTTACAGCAAAGGGGGCAAGCAAAGTGAAAATATACTACGGGCTAACAGAAGCCTTCGGTCTCGTGAAAGAAGTGGCTACATCAACCTCTGAAACAACATACACGACGAGTCTTGAAGATCTCCTTGATGGGACGAAATATTACTACAAGATAAATACGGTTGATAGTGAGGAAGAAGAATACGAAGGGAGTACACTTTCTTTTGAAACATTGCCACGACCGAAGATTGAAGAGGTGCGTATTCAACAGGTGAAAGGAACGGCGCAAACAGTACTGCTTATTTCGTGGAAAACAAATACCGAAACATCTTCTATTGTCACATACTCTCCTGAAGGACGCGATGGTGATGCGAAGGATGAGGTTGATGCAAAGATGGTGACCGGGGAACACCGGATATTGCTTCGAGATCTTTTGCCACAGACACCGTATTCGCTCATCGTGAAAGGTCGGGATAATTTTGGGAATGAGGCAAAATCCACTGCTCTGCAATTTACGACGGCAACGGATACGCGTGCCCCGCAAATTATTGATGCGAATGTCGAGGGACTTATCGTGAAGTCGGCCGATGGAAGTCAGGGCGAACCGGAAGCACAACTTGTTGTCACATGGACAACAGATGAATCGGCAACAGCGCAGGTTGAGTATGGCGAAGGCACGGGGTCAGTCTATCCGCAGAAGACACAGGAGGATGCTTCATTGGTGTCGAATCATACGGTGGTTATTTCGAAACTGACGCCGTCGAAAGTGTATCACTTGCGTGTTCTTTCAAAAGACAAAGCGGGGAATATCGGGGAATCAATCGATATTGTTTCCATTGCGCCGAAGGCAACTCAGAATGCGCTCGATATCGTATTCTCGAGTCTGAAGTCTATTTTTGGTCAGTAA
- a CDS encoding 50S ribosomal protein L35 translates to MKQKTRKSVTKKVKVTKSGKVIRRTTKQNHYNLRETKDSKRAKRRDITMTGKDAKNIKAALPYA, encoded by the coding sequence ATGAAGCAGAAAACTCGGAAATCCGTCACAAAGAAAGTCAAAGTCACCAAGAGTGGCAAAGTGATTCGTCGTACAACCAAGCAGAATCACTACAATCTCCGCGAAACCAAAGATTCCAAACGAGCCAAGCGACGAGATATCACCATGACCGGCAAAGACGCCAAAAACATCAAAGCCGCCCTCCCCTACGCCTGA